The following are encoded together in the Cerasicoccus sp. TK19100 genome:
- the mobF gene encoding MobF family relaxase — MLSPKPQYNLRNAKEYFREHLQVGDYYAQENEVQGEWFGQGAEKLGLQGTVKEREFVALCEGNNPANNERLTARKNTTRTKDGKEVANRRIFYDFTISPPKSVSIAGLYQDVRIVHIHNKAVQTAMQEMEKFAMTRVRKNGRSDDRTTGNVIGAAFRHDTSRALDPHLHTHCIVMNATYDPVENRWKALQNYEMLKAQKFVENLYYHELAKGLKQLGYVTENNARDFEIRSILPELIEKFSKRHQQIDAGVREHLSNGNRPKNLKELRAQIAHEKRDRKIKESSASNLHAHWSGQMTPTDIASLAPEIAPHSVDKTTPNMGAIVSWADERVFERKSVVEDYQLKAAALIRGRGEDFTLEKLNAEIARRNYLKNERDHTITTHVALDRELQIVETAKNGRNQHAPFCEDYQPSIATITGEQKSAVERILGSQDYVTLFRGGAGTGKTFALQEVAKGLENAGHSVVVLAPQRQQVIDLQNDGFAAQTVARFLAKSDLPSNAVVVIDEAGQIGGKQMSDLFTTLKASETRIILSGDTRQHGAVEASDALRAIEKHAGLHPAELTAIRRQDPAKGRDENERVFIGEYREAVKAASKGEVVESFERLDSLDCVIEVDEANRQATLADDYLQARQAGESTLIVAQTWDEIHAVNDAVRQRLKEADLLGAESKLAFYESRDLDNAQKRDARFYEPGDHVYFIKKYGRFGKGELAKVERASEQGFSLRKDGKVTTVGFKQSKHFVVARQRELELAPGDRLQMKFNGKSVDGKPIVNGELVTVSRIAKNGNIAVIDDRGQRKTLAPTQRLANLGYAVTSYASQGKTVDTVLFSDSQNRAATNRNQWYVSISRARRKIKIYTSDKEALRENLLRLGERTLAMDFMEAKRKGGQLIRQGIDHAKRAREIILQEARQQLLKKQRLAPPAPRQAIKPLRSPLRRRQQSRGIRQSM; from the coding sequence GTGCTCAGTCCTAAGCCACAATACAACCTGCGCAATGCCAAGGAATACTTCCGGGAACACTTGCAGGTAGGCGACTACTACGCCCAAGAAAACGAGGTGCAAGGCGAGTGGTTTGGGCAGGGAGCGGAGAAATTGGGACTGCAAGGTACCGTAAAAGAACGCGAATTTGTCGCGCTATGTGAGGGCAATAATCCCGCCAATAATGAGCGCCTAACTGCGCGCAAAAACACGACGCGAACCAAGGACGGCAAGGAAGTCGCCAACCGGCGCATCTTCTACGACTTCACGATAAGCCCGCCGAAAAGCGTGTCGATTGCCGGGCTCTATCAGGACGTACGCATCGTCCACATTCACAATAAAGCAGTCCAAACAGCGATGCAAGAAATGGAGAAATTCGCCATGACCCGCGTTCGCAAAAACGGGCGCTCCGATGACCGGACAACCGGCAACGTGATCGGCGCGGCCTTCCGTCACGATACCAGCCGGGCGCTTGATCCGCACTTGCACACGCACTGCATCGTCATGAATGCGACCTACGATCCCGTCGAAAATCGGTGGAAAGCGTTACAAAATTACGAAATGCTTAAGGCGCAAAAATTCGTCGAAAATCTCTACTACCACGAGCTTGCTAAGGGGCTCAAACAATTGGGCTACGTGACCGAAAACAATGCGCGTGATTTTGAAATCCGAAGCATCTTGCCCGAACTGATTGAAAAATTCTCGAAGCGTCATCAGCAAATTGATGCGGGCGTGCGAGAGCATTTATCAAACGGAAATCGGCCCAAGAATTTGAAGGAATTGCGGGCGCAAATTGCGCACGAAAAACGGGACCGCAAAATCAAGGAATCGTCGGCGTCGAACCTGCACGCTCACTGGAGTGGGCAAATGACGCCTACCGACATCGCCTCGCTCGCGCCAGAAATCGCGCCTCATTCCGTCGATAAAACTACGCCGAATATGGGGGCCATTGTCAGTTGGGCCGATGAACGGGTATTCGAGCGCAAGTCTGTGGTCGAAGATTACCAGCTCAAGGCGGCGGCGTTGATCCGTGGTCGGGGCGAGGATTTCACCCTCGAAAAATTGAACGCCGAAATCGCTCGCCGAAACTACCTCAAAAATGAGCGCGATCATACCATTACCACCCACGTTGCACTCGACCGCGAATTGCAAATCGTGGAAACCGCCAAAAATGGGCGCAATCAGCACGCGCCATTTTGCGAAGATTATCAGCCGTCAATTGCGACGATAACCGGCGAACAAAAATCCGCGGTTGAGCGGATCCTTGGGAGCCAAGATTATGTGACGCTGTTCCGGGGCGGCGCCGGGACCGGCAAAACCTTCGCTTTACAGGAAGTCGCTAAGGGCTTGGAAAATGCCGGTCATTCCGTCGTCGTTTTAGCGCCGCAACGCCAGCAGGTTATCGACCTGCAAAACGACGGTTTTGCAGCGCAGACCGTCGCCCGGTTTCTGGCGAAAAGCGATCTGCCTTCCAATGCTGTCGTCGTGATTGACGAGGCTGGGCAGATTGGCGGCAAGCAAATGTCCGACCTTTTCACGACGCTGAAAGCGAGTGAAACGCGCATCATTTTGTCGGGCGACACGCGCCAACATGGCGCCGTGGAAGCCTCGGACGCGCTCCGAGCCATTGAAAAGCACGCCGGGCTTCATCCCGCCGAGTTGACCGCGATTCGTCGGCAAGACCCGGCCAAGGGTCGCGACGAAAACGAGCGCGTTTTCATTGGCGAATACCGCGAAGCGGTGAAGGCTGCTTCCAAGGGTGAAGTCGTCGAGTCGTTTGAACGACTCGACTCCCTTGACTGCGTGATCGAAGTCGATGAGGCGAACCGACAGGCGACTTTGGCCGATGATTATTTGCAGGCGCGGCAGGCCGGAGAATCGACGCTGATTGTCGCTCAAACTTGGGACGAAATTCACGCCGTTAATGACGCCGTACGTCAGCGCCTCAAGGAAGCGGACTTGTTGGGGGCGGAGTCCAAGCTGGCTTTCTACGAAAGCCGCGACTTGGATAATGCGCAAAAGCGCGACGCGCGTTTTTACGAGCCCGGCGACCACGTTTATTTCATCAAAAAGTACGGTCGTTTTGGTAAAGGCGAACTTGCGAAAGTCGAACGCGCCAGCGAGCAAGGTTTTTCCCTGCGTAAAGATGGCAAGGTGACGACGGTCGGCTTCAAGCAGTCCAAGCACTTCGTTGTCGCTCGCCAGCGCGAGCTTGAACTGGCGCCGGGTGATCGTCTCCAAATGAAGTTCAACGGCAAGTCCGTTGATGGCAAACCTATTGTCAACGGCGAGCTCGTCACCGTCAGCCGCATTGCCAAAAACGGCAACATTGCCGTCATCGATGACCGGGGCCAGCGCAAAACTTTGGCGCCTACGCAGCGCCTAGCCAATCTCGGTTACGCCGTCACCTCGTACGCCTCGCAAGGCAAAACCGTCGATACGGTTTTATTCTCCGACTCGCAAAACCGGGCGGCGACGAACCGCAACCAGTGGTACGTGTCGATTTCGCGGGCGCGGCGAAAGATCAAGATTTACACCTCGGACAAGGAAGCTTTACGCGAAAACCTACTGCGCCTCGGCGAGCGCACCTTGGCGATGGACTTTATGGAAGCCAAGCGAAAGGGCGGGCAACTGATCCGGCAGGGAATCGACCATGCCAAACGCGCCCGCGAAATCATTTTGCAGGAAGCCAGGCAGCAATTGCTCAAGAAGCAGCGCTTGGCACCGCCTGCACCGCGCCAAGCCATCAAGCCACTCCGCAGCCCATTAAGGCGGCGCCAACAAAGCAGAGGCATACGACAATCAATGTAA
- the cysK gene encoding cysteine synthase A has protein sequence MNKLYDSITATIGNTPLVKINRTTEDIDANIYLKCEFFNPLASVKDRIGRAMIETAERNGKLKPDSIVIEPTSGNTGIALAFVCAAKGYRLILAMPETMSFERRVLLRMLGAEIILTPGPKGMSGAIARAIELVEEQGTRAFMPQQFENPANPEIHRKTTAEEIWSATGGKIDAFVAGVGTGGTITGVSEVIKSRKKLYSVAVEPEASPVISGGQSGPHKIQGIGAGFIPKNCNTDVIDDIIKVSNENAFATAQALSEKDGILGGISTGANVWAAMELAKRPEMAGKTIVTVGCSFGERYLSTPLAEKAREEMAAKTA, from the coding sequence ATGAACAAATTATACGATTCGATTACGGCAACCATCGGTAACACGCCGCTCGTCAAAATTAACCGCACTACAGAGGACATAGATGCAAACATCTACCTCAAGTGCGAATTCTTCAACCCGCTCGCCAGTGTAAAAGATCGCATCGGAAGGGCAATGATTGAGACCGCTGAACGCAACGGAAAACTCAAGCCGGACAGCATTGTCATTGAGCCGACTTCGGGGAACACTGGCATCGCTCTTGCCTTCGTTTGCGCGGCCAAGGGATACAGACTCATTCTCGCTATGCCGGAGACAATGTCGTTCGAACGCCGTGTGCTCCTACGTATGCTCGGCGCGGAAATCATCCTGACTCCCGGTCCCAAAGGCATGTCGGGTGCCATCGCCCGGGCAATTGAATTAGTCGAGGAGCAAGGCACGCGTGCGTTCATGCCGCAACAGTTCGAGAATCCGGCGAATCCAGAGATTCACCGTAAGACGACCGCCGAGGAAATTTGGTCGGCGACTGGAGGCAAAATCGACGCATTTGTAGCTGGAGTCGGCACGGGCGGAACCATCACTGGAGTCTCGGAAGTGATTAAATCTCGCAAAAAACTCTACAGCGTGGCCGTCGAACCGGAGGCAAGCCCGGTTATTTCCGGCGGACAGTCTGGGCCACATAAAATCCAAGGCATCGGCGCCGGGTTCATTCCGAAGAACTGCAACACCGATGTGATTGACGACATTATCAAAGTGAGCAACGAAAACGCCTTCGCCACAGCCCAAGCTCTCTCAGAAAAAGACGGAATACTGGGCGGCATTTCGACCGGAGCTAACGTGTGGGCCGCAATGGAACTGGCGAAGCGTCCGGAAATGGCTGGCAAGACCATTGTCACTGTCGGCTGTAGCTTCGGCGAACGCTACCTAAGCACACCACTAGCTGAAAAAGCCCGCGAAGAAATGGCTGCGAAAACAGCCTAA
- a CDS encoding efflux RND transporter permease subunit produces MESISKLSLQNRLLVLLLSALFIGVGSWKLFQLPVDAFPDTTPVQVQINTVAPALNPEEIEQQITLPVELAMGGLPGLESVRSVSKFGFSQVVATFSDNTEISEARQYISERLSTVELPEDIERPQLGPISTGLGEIFHYTLSSTDPEHSLEELRTLHDWVIKPELRKVSGVAEVNSWGGYEKQYHVIVSPRNLVKFGLTLDEVAEALQANNSNAGGGILTRGGQSLLIHGLGRVESIKEIEDIVIASYAGSPLRIRDVADEVKIGYEIRRGAVTAQGQGEIVLGLAFMLMGENGMVVTEELKTRLDRLRRSLPEDVVVNVVYDRTELTSQVIGTVQHNLAAGAILVVAILFVLLGNLRAGLLVASVIPISMLFSAFGMSYFGIAASLLSLGAVDFGMIVDGSVVMTESNMRKLGQRRVELGRELTKAERLEIVISSAKEVARPVVFGMGITIVVFFPILTLEGTEGKMFRPMALTFIFALAGALIYALTVTPVLNYYFIKPSAKEEAGWFAGTLTKAYAACLRFAMRARVFVLTAVAVVFALTLWAGAKMGGEFVPRLSEGAVTINTIRLAGISIPESVKYNTRIEQLLLENYPDEIRHVWSRIGSAEVATDPMGTELTDIFISLNPREEWTKAKTQTELVAAMQATVAELPGLNMAFTQPIEMRLNEMESGIRSDVGIKIYGDEFDELVRLSDDVQRILLDVEGSGDISVDQLTGQPTLKIDIRQDVIAQHGISARHVMSIVESVGGTRAGQVFEGQRNFPLVLRLPDALRTDIDALRNTIIPTAEGQQLPLHRLADIRIEDGSATINREWGRRLIRIQVNVDDRDVSSFVAEAKAKINESLELPEGYVLDWGGQFENLERAQTRLAIVVPVTLAAVFFLLYFSLKNMRDVLLIYSGIPLALIGGILTLWFRGIPFSVSAAVGFIALSGIAVLNGQILISAIRSYRERTANLREAVTQAACQRLRPVLATALTSAAGFLPMALSTGVGSEIQRPLASVVVGGILTSTLLTLLVLPLLYELFGSRGDPQREDTDA; encoded by the coding sequence ATGGAATCCATTTCAAAACTCTCATTGCAGAATCGGCTCTTGGTTCTGCTACTTTCGGCTCTCTTTATCGGTGTCGGTTCATGGAAATTATTTCAGCTCCCTGTGGATGCGTTTCCCGACACGACGCCCGTTCAGGTGCAAATCAACACCGTCGCACCCGCGCTCAATCCTGAGGAGATCGAGCAACAGATCACCCTGCCGGTTGAGCTGGCGATGGGCGGGTTGCCCGGGCTGGAAAGCGTCCGCTCGGTTTCCAAGTTCGGTTTTTCCCAAGTCGTCGCGACCTTTTCGGACAATACCGAGATTTCCGAGGCGAGGCAATATATCTCCGAACGGCTCTCCACGGTCGAACTGCCCGAGGATATCGAACGGCCACAGCTGGGCCCCATTTCGACCGGACTCGGCGAAATCTTTCACTACACTCTCAGCTCCACCGATCCCGAGCACTCCTTGGAGGAGCTGAGGACACTGCATGACTGGGTGATCAAACCAGAGCTGCGGAAAGTCTCCGGGGTCGCCGAAGTCAACTCGTGGGGCGGCTACGAAAAGCAATATCACGTCATTGTCTCGCCCCGGAACTTGGTCAAATTCGGGCTGACCCTCGACGAGGTAGCCGAAGCGCTACAGGCGAACAACAGCAACGCCGGTGGCGGCATCCTCACACGCGGCGGGCAGTCGCTGCTGATCCACGGCCTCGGGCGCGTGGAGTCGATCAAAGAGATCGAGGACATCGTGATCGCCTCCTACGCGGGCAGCCCGCTGCGCATCCGCGATGTGGCCGACGAGGTGAAGATCGGCTACGAAATCCGCCGGGGCGCTGTCACCGCACAGGGGCAAGGCGAGATTGTGCTCGGCCTGGCCTTCATGCTGATGGGGGAAAACGGCATGGTCGTGACCGAAGAACTCAAGACACGCCTGGATCGCCTCCGCCGGTCACTGCCGGAAGACGTCGTCGTGAACGTCGTCTATGATCGCACCGAACTCACCAGCCAGGTCATCGGCACGGTTCAACATAACTTAGCGGCGGGTGCCATCCTCGTCGTGGCGATCCTTTTCGTGCTGCTGGGAAATCTCCGGGCAGGCCTGTTGGTCGCTTCGGTCATTCCGATCTCCATGCTCTTTTCGGCCTTCGGCATGAGCTACTTCGGCATCGCGGCCAGTTTGCTCAGTCTAGGCGCGGTTGACTTTGGCATGATCGTGGACGGCTCCGTAGTGATGACCGAGTCGAACATGCGCAAGCTGGGGCAGCGACGCGTCGAGTTGGGGCGGGAACTGACCAAGGCGGAGCGCCTTGAGATCGTCATCAGCTCGGCCAAGGAAGTCGCCCGCCCCGTCGTTTTCGGAATGGGCATCACAATTGTAGTGTTTTTCCCGATACTGACGCTGGAAGGCACCGAGGGTAAAATGTTTCGCCCGATGGCGCTGACCTTCATCTTCGCCCTCGCAGGCGCACTGATCTACGCGCTGACCGTCACGCCCGTGCTCAACTATTATTTCATCAAGCCCAGTGCGAAAGAAGAGGCGGGCTGGTTTGCGGGGACATTGACCAAGGCCTACGCGGCCTGTTTGCGCTTCGCCATGCGCGCCCGCGTGTTTGTTTTGACGGCGGTGGCCGTTGTCTTCGCGCTGACGCTATGGGCTGGTGCGAAAATGGGCGGCGAATTCGTGCCTCGACTGAGTGAAGGCGCGGTCACGATCAATACGATCCGACTTGCCGGAATTTCGATTCCCGAATCCGTCAAATACAACACGCGCATCGAGCAGCTCTTACTGGAAAACTACCCGGATGAAATCCGCCACGTCTGGAGCCGCATCGGCTCGGCCGAGGTCGCCACCGATCCGATGGGGACGGAACTGACCGATATTTTCATCTCTCTGAATCCGCGTGAAGAATGGACGAAAGCCAAAACCCAGACGGAGTTGGTCGCCGCCATGCAAGCGACCGTGGCCGAACTGCCCGGACTCAACATGGCCTTCACCCAGCCCATCGAAATGCGGCTCAACGAAATGGAGTCCGGCATCCGCTCCGACGTGGGAATCAAGATCTACGGCGACGAGTTTGACGAACTTGTGCGACTGAGTGACGACGTGCAGCGGATTCTGCTCGATGTCGAAGGTAGCGGCGACATTTCCGTCGACCAACTGACCGGGCAGCCGACCCTCAAGATCGACATACGGCAGGATGTCATCGCACAGCACGGCATTTCCGCTCGCCATGTCATGAGCATTGTCGAATCCGTGGGGGGGACACGGGCCGGGCAAGTATTTGAGGGGCAACGCAACTTCCCCCTCGTGCTGCGCCTGCCGGACGCTTTGCGCACGGATATCGACGCCTTGCGTAACACGATCATTCCGACTGCCGAAGGCCAGCAGCTGCCCCTGCATCGGCTGGCTGACATTCGGATCGAAGATGGCTCCGCCACGATCAACCGTGAATGGGGCCGCCGCTTGATCCGTATTCAGGTCAACGTGGACGACCGTGACGTTTCATCATTCGTCGCCGAAGCTAAGGCCAAGATCAATGAATCACTGGAACTGCCCGAGGGCTACGTGCTCGATTGGGGCGGTCAGTTTGAGAACCTCGAACGCGCTCAGACACGCCTCGCCATTGTGGTGCCAGTTACATTAGCGGCTGTGTTCTTCCTGCTCTACTTCAGCTTGAAGAACATGCGCGATGTTTTGCTCATTTACAGTGGCATCCCACTCGCCCTCATTGGCGGTATCCTCACCCTCTGGTTTAGAGGTATCCCTTTCAGTGTGAGTGCCGCCGTCGGCTTTATCGCTTTAAGTGGCATCGCCGTTCTCAACGGGCAGATCTTGATTTCGGCCATTCGTTCCTACCGCGAGCGCACCGCCAACCTGCGGGAAGCCGTCACACAGGCCGCCTGCCAACGCCTCCGCCCCGTGTTGGCGACGGCACTGACCTCGGCTGCGGGATTTTTACCCATGGCCTTATCCACTGGTGTCGGTTCGGAAATTCAGCGGCCACTGGCTTCCGTCGTGGTCGGTGGCATCCTGACTTCGACTTTGTTGACTCTGCTTGTTCTGCCGCTTCTCTATGAACTGTTCGGTAGTCGCGGTGATCCCCAACGCGAAGACACTGATGCATGA
- a CDS encoding JAB domain-containing protein, whose product MSAKRERFPVQTLIGSEGPEAFQKKGLKMKIYEASIKYSLVSECQSTPLDSPAMIYQYMQGAFDNYPMQESFWVICMNRKNQPTSRTMISLGTISGALVSPAEVFRVAILANAANLAVSHNHPSGDPYPSTQDISMTRSLGECAKLMQIPLLDHIICGDPKSDPKGIGYYSFNENGLC is encoded by the coding sequence GTGAGCGCGAAGCGCGAACGGTTTCCAGTTCAAACCCTCATTGGTTCTGAGGGGCCGGAAGCCTTTCAAAAGAAAGGTTTGAAAATGAAAATCTATGAAGCTTCGATCAAGTATTCACTGGTCTCGGAATGCCAGAGCACACCACTCGACAGCCCGGCGATGATCTATCAATACATGCAGGGGGCATTCGATAATTATCCCATGCAGGAAAGCTTTTGGGTCATCTGTATGAACCGCAAAAATCAACCGACAAGCCGGACCATGATTTCACTCGGAACGATCAGCGGAGCGCTAGTCAGCCCGGCGGAAGTATTCAGGGTGGCGATTCTCGCGAACGCCGCCAACCTTGCCGTCTCGCATAATCATCCGAGTGGCGATCCCTATCCGTCAACGCAGGATATTAGTATGACCCGCAGTCTCGGAGAGTGTGCAAAATTGATGCAGATTCCCTTGCTCGACCACATCATTTGCGGTGATCCAAAATCCGACCCCAAAGGAATCGGTTACTACTCATTCAATGAGAATGGACTATGCTGA
- a CDS encoding ArsR/SmtB family transcription factor — MIDPTSASAIFKSLSDLTRLRIVRLLVVNQTEMCVCELVDALNEKQYNVSKQVKILESAGILESNKEGRWIYYGLKQNKKGLLDSIYTGVAMIEDKADLFTSDQKRVEARMQLREDGRCKIGLVQTENGGTVSSDSPRVSHG; from the coding sequence ATGATTGATCCAACATCCGCTTCCGCAATCTTCAAATCTTTGTCCGACCTGACGAGACTGCGAATCGTCCGGCTACTCGTCGTCAATCAAACAGAAATGTGTGTCTGTGAGTTAGTCGATGCCCTCAATGAGAAACAATACAACGTCTCCAAACAAGTAAAGATTCTGGAGTCGGCAGGCATTCTCGAAAGCAACAAAGAAGGCCGCTGGATTTACTATGGGCTCAAACAAAATAAGAAAGGCCTTCTAGATTCTATCTACACCGGCGTCGCGATGATCGAAGACAAAGCTGACCTATTCACGAGCGACCAAAAGCGGGTCGAAGCGCGCATGCAGTTACGCGAGGATGGACGCTGCAAAATTGGTTTGGTCCAGACAGAAAACGGAGGGACTGTGAGCAGTGATTCCCCACGTGTTTCTCACGGCTAA
- a CDS encoding efflux RND transporter periplasmic adaptor subunit — translation MKTNHHAQFNRSRWSVVVLLTVILSLVPLIGSADGAAEVQKQDNGDECTLCETDIPKGQSEKAKSEATTSHTSSAIELCEAHGVSKDLCYICDPSKREKGRLWCKEHNRYEDRCWLCQPQLEDKDRLWCKEHSLYEDECFYCHPEVSEKNNTPATASTASAQASISLSSETCDPHGVSVDLCYICDPSKRDKGRLWCREHDRYEDRCWICQPQLEDKGRLWCEEHSLYEDECFYCDPARATHSTQQDSSKQSDAPALWCKEHDVAELECGICQPQLAGQLAPGKSVKVRFASAESSSKAGIATSYPTEGIAQPSVSAFFEVSYNRNKLALVTPLADGIVRAVHADVGQSVRKGDVLVEISSDEVASAKAEFLTRRVEERIAETAYQREKKLKEEKISATRDFLEAEAADEVAHLKSKMARQKLLNLGFTAEEIAQIAKEQDSSSIIRLRAPFAGTLVAREAVVGEAVSEGKALFKVTDLSTLWLDLSVSPEHADSVQVGQIVTARFDGGPEGVEYTGVVTWVDAAIDTRNRMLKARAEIKNPQGTIRQGMFGHAELALTSSGNAVLLPSDAIQHHEGRPYVFVKEAADLYALRHVRLGQSGGDTVAVMEGLSPDELVVTEGAFIAMSEFLKSRLGAGCVDD, via the coding sequence ATGAAAACAAATCATCATGCCCAGTTCAATCGCTCCAGATGGAGCGTCGTAGTCCTCTTAACGGTTATTCTGTCATTAGTGCCTCTGATTGGAAGCGCAGATGGCGCAGCCGAGGTGCAGAAGCAGGATAACGGAGATGAATGCACTCTCTGTGAAACGGACATACCTAAAGGTCAGAGCGAAAAGGCAAAAAGCGAGGCTACCACGAGCCACACTTCTAGTGCGATTGAGCTTTGTGAAGCGCATGGCGTCAGCAAGGATCTCTGCTATATCTGTGACCCGTCCAAACGTGAAAAAGGACGCTTGTGGTGCAAGGAACACAATCGCTACGAGGATCGCTGCTGGCTTTGCCAGCCACAACTGGAAGACAAGGATCGCCTGTGGTGCAAGGAGCACAGCCTCTACGAGGACGAATGCTTCTACTGCCATCCAGAGGTAAGCGAGAAAAACAACACCCCCGCGACCGCTTCTACCGCGTCTGCGCAAGCGAGTATTTCACTTTCCTCGGAAACCTGCGACCCCCACGGGGTTTCTGTCGATCTCTGTTATATTTGTGACCCGTCCAAACGAGACAAGGGGCGACTGTGGTGCCGTGAGCACGACCGCTATGAAGACCGTTGCTGGATATGCCAGCCACAGTTGGAAGACAAGGGTCGCCTCTGGTGCGAAGAACACAGCCTCTACGAGGACGAATGTTTCTACTGCGACCCGGCTCGGGCAACTCATAGCACACAGCAAGATTCTTCCAAGCAATCGGACGCCCCTGCTCTCTGGTGCAAGGAGCACGATGTTGCCGAATTGGAATGTGGTATTTGTCAGCCTCAACTCGCCGGCCAACTCGCACCGGGCAAAAGTGTAAAAGTCCGCTTTGCTTCGGCGGAATCCTCTTCCAAGGCGGGAATTGCAACCTCATATCCCACCGAAGGCATTGCGCAACCATCGGTGTCGGCTTTCTTCGAAGTGAGCTACAACCGAAACAAGTTGGCGCTCGTGACACCACTCGCCGATGGGATTGTTCGCGCCGTTCATGCGGACGTGGGGCAATCTGTCCGCAAGGGAGATGTGCTCGTCGAGATCAGTTCCGACGAAGTAGCCTCGGCAAAGGCGGAATTCCTCACCCGCCGGGTAGAGGAGCGTATTGCGGAAACTGCTTATCAGCGGGAGAAAAAGCTGAAAGAAGAAAAGATCTCGGCAACCCGTGACTTCCTGGAAGCGGAGGCGGCTGATGAAGTGGCACACTTAAAGAGCAAAATGGCGCGGCAAAAGCTTCTGAACCTCGGGTTTACGGCTGAGGAAATTGCACAAATCGCCAAAGAGCAGGACAGCAGCTCCATTATCCGACTGCGTGCGCCGTTTGCGGGAACGCTCGTCGCTCGTGAGGCCGTTGTGGGGGAAGCCGTATCCGAAGGCAAAGCGCTGTTCAAGGTAACTGACTTATCGACCCTTTGGCTGGATTTATCAGTCAGCCCGGAGCATGCCGATTCCGTGCAAGTCGGTCAGATCGTGACAGCGCGTTTCGACGGTGGACCTGAAGGTGTTGAATATACCGGAGTGGTCACCTGGGTGGATGCCGCCATTGATACGCGAAACCGTATGCTTAAAGCCCGCGCCGAGATAAAGAATCCGCAAGGCACCATACGGCAAGGCATGTTTGGGCATGCCGAGTTGGCGCTCACGAGTTCGGGTAACGCCGTTTTGCTGCCAAGTGATGCGATTCAGCATCACGAAGGCCGACCCTATGTTTTCGTAAAAGAAGCAGCTGATCTTTATGCATTACGACACGTAAGGCTCGGACAATCAGGAGGCGATACGGTTGCCGTCATGGAAGGTCTCAGTCCAGACGAACTGGTCGTAACCGAGGGGGCCTTTATCGCCATGTCAGAGTTTCTCAAGTCTCGTCTAGGTGCAGGCTGCGTCGACGATTAA
- a CDS encoding cation transporter, with product MLLFKSTYHIEKMDCPSEKQMVRLKIEPLESVLGLSFDIPQRTVHVIHQGNAELITEAIAELGLGSRFEASEKVEKYAGEEQITQKQILWWVLGINASFFVIEMGFGLLSNSMGLIADSLDMLADTIVYGLSLIAVGTAVTTKKKVAKTSGLFQMLLALIGFSEVVRRFFFSEAMPDFRTMIAVASLAMVANVICLWLIQKASSEEAHMQASAIFTSNDIIVNGGVIVAGLLVYSLDSPWPDLIVGGIVFGFVMRGAMRILKLSK from the coding sequence ATGCTGCTATTTAAATCGACATACCACATTGAAAAAATGGACTGCCCCTCGGAAAAGCAGATGGTGCGTCTCAAAATCGAACCGCTTGAGAGCGTTCTTGGTCTGTCATTCGATATTCCTCAGCGAACAGTGCATGTCATTCATCAGGGCAATGCGGAGTTAATCACTGAGGCAATCGCAGAGTTGGGATTGGGCTCACGTTTTGAGGCTTCTGAGAAAGTAGAAAAATACGCCGGCGAAGAGCAGATCACTCAGAAACAGATTTTGTGGTGGGTGCTCGGCATTAATGCTTCGTTCTTTGTCATCGAGATGGGATTCGGCTTGTTATCGAACTCTATGGGGCTGATTGCAGACTCTCTCGACATGCTGGCCGATACCATCGTCTACGGGCTCAGCCTGATAGCTGTAGGCACCGCCGTTACGACCAAGAAGAAAGTAGCTAAAACCAGCGGGCTTTTCCAGATGCTGTTGGCGCTTATCGGCTTTTCGGAAGTTGTTCGACGGTTCTTCTTTTCAGAGGCGATGCCGGACTTCAGGACGATGATCGCCGTGGCCTCTCTTGCCATGGTCGCCAATGTGATTTGCCTTTGGTTGATTCAAAAAGCTAGTTCGGAAGAGGCTCATATGCAGGCGTCCGCCATATTTACCTCAAACGATATCATCGTTAACGGCGGCGTCATCGTCGCCGGTTTACTCGTATACTCGCTCGATAGCCCCTGGCCCGACCTCATCGTCGGCGGTATTGTTTTCGGATTCGTCATGCGGGGAGCGATGCGCATCTTAAAATTATCGAAATAA